The DNA segment TTTCAGCAGCGGTTCCAGATCCTTTTCCTCCGCGAAGTAGCAATACGCGAATCCACCGTGAGGTTCCGGTGAATCTTCATTCTTCGGCGTGAAATAGGCTCGGAAATCGGCTTCGTTATCGATCTTGCATGAATTGTCTTCACGATGCTTTAAAGCGCGATCGAACAGTTCCTGCTGGATATCGGCAAGCAAATCCCCGATCGATTCCACCAATTCTTCGCGGCCAAGGGGAACCGATTTCCCTGTGTCACGACGCGAAACGAAGGCAGCTTGTTTAGCGATATCTTTGGGTCCGACTTCGACGCGAATCGGGACGCCTCGCTTGACGTGGTACCATTTCTTTTCGCCACCACGCATATCGCGATCGTCGATATCGACGCGAATCGGAGCGCCCGCCATCGTCTGAGACTGCAGTTCCTTCTTCAGGTCATGGACATATTCTAGAACGTAGTCGCGTTGTTGCTCGTCACGGTAGATCGGCAACAAGACAACTTGCGTCGGTGCCAATCGCGGCGGCAGGACCAAGCCATCGTCGTCGCTGTGGGTCATGATCAGGGCACCGATCAAGCGAGTCGAAACGCCCCAGCTGGTTGTCCAGGCGTACTGCAGATCGCCGTCGTGATCTTGAAACTGAATCTGCTGAGCCTTCGAGAAGTTCTGTCCCAAAAAGTGACTCGTACCAGCCTGCAAAGCTTTGCGATCCTGCATCATCGCTTCGATCGAAAGCGTGTCGACGGCTCCAGGAAATCGCTCCGCCGCGGTTTTTGATCCACGGATCACCGGCATCGCCATCCAGCCCTCAGCGAACTCCGCATAGACATCTACCATCATCTGAGTCTCTTCGATCGCTTCTTCAGCCGTGGCATGGACGGTATGCCCTTCCTGCCAGAGAAACTCTGCGGTCCGCAGGAACAAGCGAGTCCGCATTTCCCAGCGGAGGACGTTGGCCCATTGGTTGATTTTGATCGGCAGGTCACGCCAGCTTTGAACCCACTTTGCGTAGCTGGCTCCAATAATCGTTTCGCTGGTAGGGCGAATGATCAAAGGCTCTTCCAGCGGTCCTGCCGGACGCAAGCCTCCGTTTGGATCGGGTTCCAGTCGATGGTGAGTCACCACGGCACATTCCTTGGCGAACCCTTCGACGTGCTCGGCTTCTTTTTCCAAAAAGCTCATCGGAATGAGAAGCGGGAAATAGGCGTTCTGATGGCCGGTTTCCTTGAACTTGTCATCGAGTGCACGCTGCATATTTTCCCAGAGCATGTACCCCCAGGGTTTGATCACCATACAGCCGCGCACCGGCGAGGCTTCTGCCATGTCCGCCGCCTTAATGACCTGCTGATACCATTCGGGGTAATCTTCAGACCGAGTCGGGGAGATCGCGTTTTGAGGTGCCTTAGCCATGCCGTTATCGTAGCGCAAGGGGGAAGAAATGGGGGGGAATACAACAGCCAAAAAATGCCCACAGCGTCGCAGGGGGCCGAATTGTACCGGCCGATCCGCCCTCTGGGGCGAGGATTTGCCTTTTCAGTTCATCCTGCGAGAATAGAGGGAATTACAATCGATGCAAGGACTGTTCGGCGAAGAACCGTGCGACAACCAGAAACCTCAACGATTTCCTTGCTTTTTCGCTACTGTAAACCTCCCATCTCCAAGCGTTTCAAGGCCTCACAATGCCCCGTTTTGCACCGACTTTGCTTATTCCGGCCCTGATCGCGGCGGCGTTCAGCTGCCAATCGACCGCCTCGGCCCAAATCGTGCAGATTGGGCCCGCCGGTGGAGTCGGCATTCGAGCTCCATTTGTCAGCGTCGACGTAGGCCGCTTTGGTGGTACGCGCGTGCGAGCTCCGTTCACAGCGGTCGACACCGCAGGTTACCCGTACGGTCCACGCCGCCTTCGCCGATCCGCTGTCGTGGCGCCAGGAGTCACCGTGGTTCGCCCGCCAATCATTAGCGTCCGGGGGCAAACAATCGTCGATATCGCACCTTCGCCGCGGCAACCGCCAGAGGATTACCGGCCGCAGCCACAAGCAGACGGTGAAGAGACCTACTCGCTCACAGAGGACCAGCTCTTTTTAGAACTGGAAATCGCAACTTCGGCTTTGCAAAATGCACTCCAAGCAGAGCCGGAAGGTGAAGGCTGGATCCAGTACCTTCAACCGGCTCAGATAGCCGATCTAGCGATCGCCGGGAAAACAGCCAGCCTTGAAGCGTTGCTGCGGAACTATTTGGGCACCGAACGCAATCGCGACTTTGCCTGGGTCGCAAACGCCCCCGGATTTTCGGCGACTCGCGACCTGATCGAAGAAATCATCCTTCGCCAAACGCAAGCGGGCAACGTTACCGTCGCTCGACCTCGTTCCGCACCTCCCGCCCAAACCGCCCCCACTCCGGTACAACCAACGCGAGAAGCGATCGAAAAAAGCAAGGACATGAAACCCGAACTGGAAAGCCTCCCCGCACCCCAGCCCAACGCCAGCCAACCGCAATACGACGCATAAAATCCCGCAGCCAAGAAAAAAGTAG comes from the Roseimaritima multifibrata genome and includes:
- the proS gene encoding proline--tRNA ligase — protein: MAKAPQNAISPTRSEDYPEWYQQVIKAADMAEASPVRGCMVIKPWGYMLWENMQRALDDKFKETGHQNAYFPLLIPMSFLEKEAEHVEGFAKECAVVTHHRLEPDPNGGLRPAGPLEEPLIIRPTSETIIGASYAKWVQSWRDLPIKINQWANVLRWEMRTRLFLRTAEFLWQEGHTVHATAEEAIEETQMMVDVYAEFAEGWMAMPVIRGSKTAAERFPGAVDTLSIEAMMQDRKALQAGTSHFLGQNFSKAQQIQFQDHDGDLQYAWTTSWGVSTRLIGALIMTHSDDDGLVLPPRLAPTQVVLLPIYRDEQQRDYVLEYVHDLKKELQSQTMAGAPIRVDIDDRDMRGGEKKWYHVKRGVPIRVEVGPKDIAKQAAFVSRRDTGKSVPLGREELVESIGDLLADIQQELFDRALKHREDNSCKIDNEADFRAYFTPKNEDSPEPHGGFAYCYFAEEKDLEPLLKELKVTIRCIPQVNNDQPGKCFLTGKPAAKQGIFAKAY